One Mycolicibacterium fortuitum subsp. fortuitum genomic window carries:
- the serS gene encoding serine--tRNA ligase, whose protein sequence is MIDLKLLRENPDSVRASQRARGEDPARVDALLEADTARRAAISTADNLRADQKAASKLVGKATPEERPALLQQAKDLAEQVKAAEAAQAEAESAFTAAHMAIGNVIIDGVPAGGEDDFVVLDTVGEPRAIENPKDHLELGEALGLIDMERGAKVSGSRFYFLTGAGALLQLGLLQLATQVAVRNGFTLMIPPVLVRPEVMAGTGFLGAHADEVYRLEADDLYLVGTSEVPLAGYHSGEILDLSDGPKRYAGWSSCFRREAGSYGKDTRGIIRVHQFDKVEGFVYCKPEDAEAEHQKLLGWQREMLAAIEVPYRVIDVAAGDLGSSAARKYDCEAWVPTQQTYRELTSTSNCTTFQARRLATRYRDENGKPQIAATLNGTLATTRWLVAILENHQQPDGTVRIPDALVPFVGTPVLEPR, encoded by the coding sequence GTGATCGACCTCAAGCTGCTGCGCGAGAATCCCGACTCCGTCCGTGCGTCTCAACGGGCCCGCGGGGAGGACCCGGCGCGTGTCGACGCCCTCTTGGAGGCCGATACGGCGCGGCGGGCCGCGATCTCGACGGCCGACAACCTGCGCGCCGACCAGAAGGCCGCGAGCAAGCTCGTCGGCAAGGCGACACCCGAGGAACGTCCGGCGCTCCTGCAGCAGGCCAAGGACCTGGCCGAACAGGTCAAGGCTGCCGAGGCGGCCCAGGCCGAGGCCGAGAGCGCCTTCACCGCTGCCCACATGGCGATCGGCAACGTGATCATCGACGGTGTGCCTGCCGGCGGCGAGGACGACTTCGTCGTGCTGGACACCGTCGGCGAGCCGCGGGCGATCGAGAACCCCAAGGACCACCTCGAGCTCGGCGAGGCACTCGGGCTGATCGACATGGAGCGCGGCGCCAAGGTGTCGGGCTCGCGGTTCTACTTCCTCACCGGCGCCGGCGCCCTGCTGCAGCTCGGCCTGCTGCAGCTGGCCACCCAGGTGGCGGTCCGAAACGGGTTCACGTTGATGATCCCGCCGGTGCTGGTCCGCCCGGAGGTGATGGCGGGAACCGGATTCCTCGGCGCGCACGCCGACGAGGTCTACCGGCTGGAGGCCGACGACCTGTACCTGGTCGGCACCTCCGAGGTGCCGCTGGCGGGCTACCACTCGGGCGAGATCCTGGATCTGTCCGACGGTCCCAAGCGGTATGCCGGCTGGTCATCGTGCTTCCGGCGGGAGGCGGGCAGTTACGGCAAGGACACCCGCGGCATCATCCGGGTCCACCAGTTCGACAAGGTGGAGGGGTTCGTCTACTGCAAGCCCGAGGATGCCGAGGCCGAGCATCAGAAGCTGCTCGGCTGGCAGCGCGAGATGCTGGCGGCGATCGAGGTGCCCTACCGCGTGATCGATGTGGCCGCAGGCGATCTGGGGTCCTCGGCGGCGCGCAAGTACGACTGCGAGGCGTGGGTGCCCACCCAGCAGACCTATCGGGAACTCACGTCCACCTCGAACTGCACGACGTTCCAGGCGCGACGACTCGCCACCCGCTACCGCGACGAGAACGGCAAGCCGCAGATCGCTGCCACGCTCAACGGCACACTGGCCACCACGCGTTGGCTGGTGGCGATCTTGGAGAACCATCAGCAACCCGACGGCACTGTGAGAATCCCCGACGCGCTGGTGCCGTTCGTCGGCACCCCGGTGCTGGAACCCCGGTAA
- a CDS encoding septum formation family protein, with translation MLEAPEHSENPEHGDPLATPPADEHPTRERWWQSLAAASTRRALLLTALGALLIAGLITALPQSGGSNSAPGAIALGPRGNDTFNHVKRGDCLNWPGRNPDAAHIVDCKDNHRFEVAQAVDMRTFPGSEYGPGAPPPSVDRIKQISQEQCTPSVRSYLGPKYDPNGKYTIGLLWSGEKAWKQSGERRMLCGLQLLGPGDGQLESAGRVADVDQSKVWPAGTCLGIDAATNQPTDVPVDCAAPHAMEVTGAVNLAEKFPGGLPSEGDQDNFIKDACTAQTDAYLAPVQLRTTTLALSYSTISLPSWSAGSHQVSCSIGATLGNGGWSTLVNSAKGPLMINGQPPVAPPDIPEERLNMPPIPMPDVDETSSSSSSGSSSSGSSSSGSSSSGSSSGSGSSGSSGSSGSSGSSSSGQHMPQASTTAAPAPAQSNTFNPPPPPEQAQAPAPAPEQAPAAAPDGGAPPAGPPPGEPAPVPPAP, from the coding sequence ATGTTGGAAGCACCCGAGCACTCCGAAAACCCCGAGCACGGGGACCCGCTCGCCACACCTCCTGCCGACGAACACCCCACGCGGGAACGGTGGTGGCAGAGCCTGGCCGCCGCGTCGACGCGACGCGCGTTGCTGCTGACCGCGCTCGGCGCGCTGCTGATCGCCGGACTGATCACCGCGTTGCCCCAGAGCGGGGGCTCGAACTCCGCGCCGGGTGCCATCGCCCTCGGGCCACGCGGCAACGACACGTTCAATCACGTCAAGCGTGGTGACTGCCTGAACTGGCCCGGCCGCAACCCCGACGCGGCGCACATCGTGGACTGCAAGGACAACCACCGCTTCGAGGTCGCCCAGGCGGTGGACATGCGGACCTTCCCCGGAAGCGAGTACGGGCCGGGTGCGCCCCCACCGTCGGTGGACCGGATCAAGCAGATCAGCCAGGAGCAGTGCACCCCCTCGGTCCGCAGCTATCTCGGCCCGAAGTACGACCCGAACGGCAAATACACCATCGGCCTGCTGTGGTCGGGCGAGAAAGCCTGGAAGCAGTCGGGTGAGCGGCGCATGCTCTGCGGCCTGCAGCTGCTCGGTCCCGGTGACGGCCAGTTGGAGTCGGCGGGCAGGGTGGCCGACGTCGATCAGTCCAAGGTCTGGCCCGCGGGCACCTGCCTCGGTATCGATGCCGCCACCAATCAGCCCACCGACGTCCCGGTCGATTGCGCGGCGCCGCACGCCATGGAGGTCACCGGCGCGGTCAACCTCGCCGAGAAGTTCCCGGGCGGGTTGCCGTCGGAGGGCGACCAGGACAACTTCATCAAGGACGCGTGTACCGCGCAGACCGATGCCTACCTGGCCCCGGTCCAGTTGCGCACCACCACGCTGGCATTGAGCTACAGCACCATCTCGCTGCCCAGCTGGTCGGCCGGCAGCCACCAGGTGTCGTGCAGCATCGGCGCCACGTTGGGCAACGGCGGTTGGTCGACGCTGGTCAACAGCGCCAAAGGCCCGCTGATGATCAACGGCCAGCCCCCGGTGGCGCCGCCCGACATCCCGGAGGAGCGGCTCAACATGCCGCCCATCCCGATGCCCGATGTGGACGAGACATCGTCGTCCTCGTCGTCGGGGTCCTCCTCGTCCGGTTCCTCCAGTTCCGGTTCGTCCTCGAGCGGTTCGTCGTCGGGATCGGGCTCCTCGGGATCGTCGGGGTCCTCGGGGTCCTCGGGATCGTCCTCGAGCGGTCAGCACATGCCACAGGCGTCGACCACCGCGGCGCCGGCTCCTGCGCAGTCCAACACCTTCAACCCGCCGCCCCCGCCTGAGCAGGCACAAGCTCCGGCTCCGGCCCCCGAGCAGGCGCCGGCTGCCGCTCCGGACGGCGGCGCACCGCCCGCCGGCCCGCCTCCTGGTGAGCCCGCGCCCGTACCGCCGGCGCCGTAA
- a CDS encoding metallopeptidase family protein: MPVRMSSQRFDELVSDALDLIPEQLAAAIDNVVVLVEDRDPDEPEILGLYRGVALTERDSWYAGSLPDTITIYREALLDFCDSEADVVDEVAITVIHEIAHHFGIDDERLHELGWG; this comes from the coding sequence GTGCCGGTTCGGATGAGCTCGCAGCGGTTCGACGAGTTGGTCTCGGATGCGCTGGATCTGATCCCTGAGCAGTTGGCGGCCGCGATCGACAATGTCGTGGTGCTGGTGGAGGACCGCGATCCCGACGAGCCCGAGATCCTCGGCTTGTACCGGGGTGTCGCGCTCACCGAGCGGGACTCCTGGTACGCGGGCTCGCTGCCGGACACCATCACGATCTACCGCGAGGCCCTGCTGGACTTCTGCGACAGCGAGGCCGATGTGGTCGACGAGGTGGCGATCACGGTGATCCACGAGATCGCGCACCATTTCGGCATCGACGACGAGCGGCTCCACGAATTGGGCTGGGGCTAG
- a CDS encoding histidine phosphatase family protein yields the protein MSGRLILVRHGQSHGNVARRLDTLPPGADLTDLGHEQARRFAGTLPQRPSILAHSIARRAAQTAAGIGMETGLVPFEFEGVHEVQVGELEDRSDDDAVAEFNRIYERWHRGELDVPMPGGESAEAVLARYVPVLTELRLRYLDDHDFESDIVLVSHGAAIRLVAAVLAGVDGSFALDHHLANTESVVLAPITDGRWSCVQWASLTPPFYPEPDATPVIDAVKSETDPMG from the coding sequence ATGAGCGGACGGCTGATCCTCGTCCGTCACGGACAGTCCCACGGCAACGTGGCCCGGCGCCTGGACACCCTGCCTCCCGGCGCCGACCTGACCGACCTCGGCCATGAGCAGGCCCGAAGGTTCGCCGGAACGCTCCCGCAGCGCCCGTCGATCCTGGCCCACTCGATAGCCCGGCGGGCGGCCCAGACCGCTGCCGGTATCGGCATGGAAACCGGCCTGGTGCCATTCGAATTCGAGGGTGTGCACGAAGTCCAGGTCGGTGAACTCGAAGACCGCAGTGACGATGACGCCGTCGCCGAGTTCAACCGGATCTACGAGCGCTGGCACCGCGGCGAGTTGGACGTGCCGATGCCCGGCGGCGAGAGCGCCGAGGCGGTACTGGCCCGGTATGTACCGGTGCTCACCGAACTGCGGCTCCGCTACCTCGACGACCACGACTTCGAGAGTGACATCGTTCTGGTGAGCCACGGCGCGGCGATCCGGTTGGTAGCCGCCGTGCTGGCCGGCGTCGACGGCAGCTTCGCGCTCGACCACCACCTGGCCAACACCGAATCGGTTGTGCTGGCACCGATCACCGACGGGCGCTGGAGTTGCGTGCAGTGGGCGTCGCTGACACCGCCGTTCTACCCAGAGCCCGATGCCACACCGGTCATCGACGCGGTGAAGTCCGAAACGGATCCGATGGGTTAG
- the pheA gene encoding prephenate dehydratase: MPRIAYLGPEGTFTEVALLQMVAHELVPGLPPEPADGSPRFTPVLTDSTPGALAAVREDRADYACVPIENSIEGSVLPTLDSLAVGAPLQIYAELTLDVAFTIVTRPGHTGPVRTVAAFPVALAQVRRWLAANLPAAEVVPATSNAAAAHEVAEGRADAGVSTRLAAERCGLDVLAADVVDEANARTRFVLAGPPGAPPAATGADRTSVVLRLDNTPGALVSAMTEFSIRDIDLTRIESRPTRTELGTYMFFLDCVGHIDDDSVAEALKALHRRCTDVRYLGSWPTGARAGTPPPRLDEASRWLAGLRAGTDGS; this comes from the coding sequence GTGCCGCGCATCGCCTACCTCGGGCCTGAGGGAACCTTTACCGAAGTGGCGTTACTGCAGATGGTGGCGCATGAATTGGTGCCCGGTCTGCCGCCGGAACCCGCTGACGGCAGCCCTCGGTTCACGCCGGTTCTGACCGACAGCACCCCGGGCGCACTGGCCGCGGTGCGCGAGGATCGCGCCGATTACGCGTGCGTGCCGATCGAGAACTCGATCGAGGGCTCGGTCCTGCCGACGCTGGACAGCCTGGCGGTCGGAGCGCCGCTGCAGATCTACGCCGAGCTGACCCTCGACGTCGCCTTCACCATCGTGACCAGGCCCGGGCACACCGGTCCGGTACGGACCGTCGCGGCCTTCCCGGTGGCACTGGCCCAGGTGCGGCGGTGGCTGGCCGCCAACCTGCCCGCGGCGGAGGTCGTACCGGCCACGTCCAATGCGGCCGCGGCCCATGAGGTGGCCGAGGGCCGGGCCGACGCCGGTGTGAGCACTCGACTGGCCGCCGAGCGCTGCGGTCTCGACGTCCTCGCCGCCGACGTGGTCGACGAGGCCAACGCCCGCACCCGCTTCGTCCTGGCCGGACCTCCCGGTGCACCGCCTGCGGCCACCGGCGCCGACCGCACTTCGGTGGTGCTGCGGCTGGACAACACCCCGGGTGCCCTGGTCTCGGCGATGACCGAATTCTCGATCCGCGACATCGACCTCACCCGGATCGAATCGCGGCCCACGCGCACCGAACTGGGCACCTACATGTTCTTTCTGGACTGCGTGGGCCACATCGACGACGATTCGGTGGCCGAGGCACTCAAAGCGCTGCATCGACGTTGTACCGATGTGCGATATCTGGGTTCCTGGCCCACCGGGGCGCGCGCGGGTACACCGCCGCCGCGCCTGGACGAGGCCTCACGGTGGTTGGCCGGTCTGCGTGCCGGAACGGACGGCTCATGA
- a CDS encoding DUF2470 domain-containing protein — protein sequence MAIATPTTAERIRSACARGGGAMVAVEGIEPVTSPVHHLLDDGSFAITVPESSPLFGMALAAGSAGVQAVLEMTDYAPLPLREPVRSLVWIRGRLQHVPSSEVAALLDLVAAENPNPALLQVNSKGRPNTEPDDDNHTLMRLEIESVVVADATGAESVGLGALLQARPDPFCAMESGWLQHMESAHRDVVERLATRLPMTLRQGRVRPLGLDRYGVQLRVENEHGDHDVRLPFPKPVDDVTGLSQAIRILMGCPFLNGLRARRI from the coding sequence ATGGCCATTGCGACACCGACGACAGCCGAGCGGATCCGCAGCGCATGCGCACGAGGCGGCGGCGCCATGGTCGCGGTCGAGGGCATCGAACCCGTCACCTCACCCGTTCATCACCTGCTCGACGACGGGTCGTTCGCGATCACCGTTCCCGAGAGCAGTCCGTTGTTCGGGATGGCACTGGCTGCGGGCTCTGCCGGGGTGCAGGCAGTGTTGGAGATGACCGACTACGCCCCGCTGCCACTGCGCGAACCGGTGCGCTCTCTGGTATGGATCCGCGGCCGCCTACAGCACGTACCGTCCTCGGAAGTCGCCGCACTGCTCGACCTGGTCGCGGCCGAGAATCCGAACCCGGCTCTGCTGCAGGTGAACTCGAAGGGGCGGCCGAACACCGAACCCGATGACGACAACCACACCCTGATGCGACTGGAGATCGAATCGGTGGTGGTGGCCGATGCCACCGGCGCCGAGTCCGTCGGCCTCGGGGCGCTCCTGCAGGCGCGGCCCGATCCGTTCTGCGCGATGGAATCCGGATGGCTTCAGCACATGGAGTCCGCCCACCGTGACGTGGTGGAGCGTCTGGCCACCCGCTTGCCGATGACACTGCGGCAGGGCCGGGTCCGCCCACTTGGCCTCGACCGCTACGGCGTGCAACTGCGGGTGGAGAACGAACACGGCGACCACGACGTGCGGTTGCCGTTCCCCAAGCCGGTCGACGACGTCACCGGCCTGAGCCAGGCCATCCGCATATTGATGGGCTGCCCGTTCCTCAACGGCCTACGCGCACGCCGCATCTGA
- a CDS encoding CPBP family intramembrane glutamic endopeptidase — protein sequence MTGSHDQLEPQRRTLKIEIAVVLAVTFGLSAYTAGLRLVEAVLLGLSGQTVALNPKRSPFDLIDLGLHLAVVLQLLAWGALALYLLWRSGFGPAAIGLSRPQWRTDGLGGLGLALLIGLPGLGFYVLARVLGLSADVEPAELYDTWWRIPMLLGVAFANGWAEEIIVVGFLLTRLRQLDVSPGRALVISSLLRGAYHVYQGYSAGLGNIVMGLVFGYAWQRTGRLWPLIIAHTLIDAVAFVGYALVADHLSWLR from the coding sequence GTGACCGGGTCCCACGATCAGCTCGAGCCGCAACGCCGCACGCTCAAGATCGAGATCGCCGTCGTTCTCGCGGTGACCTTCGGGCTCAGCGCCTACACCGCGGGCCTGCGACTCGTCGAAGCGGTGTTGCTCGGCCTGTCGGGCCAGACCGTCGCCCTCAACCCGAAGCGCTCCCCTTTCGACCTGATCGACCTGGGCCTGCACCTCGCCGTCGTTCTCCAACTACTGGCATGGGGCGCCCTGGCCCTGTACCTGTTGTGGCGCAGCGGGTTCGGGCCGGCCGCGATCGGCCTCTCGCGTCCTCAGTGGCGCACCGACGGGTTGGGCGGGCTCGGCCTGGCCCTGCTCATCGGCCTGCCGGGCCTGGGCTTCTACGTGCTGGCCCGGGTGCTGGGCCTCAGCGCCGATGTGGAACCGGCCGAGCTGTACGACACCTGGTGGCGCATCCCGATGCTGCTGGGCGTGGCGTTCGCCAACGGCTGGGCCGAAGAGATCATCGTGGTGGGTTTCCTGTTGACCCGGCTGCGTCAACTCGACGTCAGCCCCGGGCGGGCTCTGGTGATCTCCAGCCTGCTGCGCGGCGCCTACCACGTGTACCAGGGCTACAGCGCGGGCCTGGGCAACATCGTGATGGGCCTGGTGTTCGGCTATGCCTGGCAGCGCACGGGGCGGCTGTGGCCACTGATCATCGCCCACACCCTGATCGATGCGGTCGCGTTCGTCGGCTACGCGCTGGTGGCCGATCATCTCAGTTGGCTGCGATAA
- a CDS encoding LCP family protein, whose product MDDFTASGGPADARSRRPGPRRRGNEPSQVIRRDPNYRPVWPPNPPTPPRQPPRQPPQPPLRQPPRQSPPPPRPAPPPPPPPPRPRPTPRPAAARPAAPAPVRKPRRRRRWGRLVLAVLLVAVLAAIGGGFWIDSSLHRIPALADYPERPATAHGTTWLLVGSDSRQNLSPEQQAELATGGDIGTGRTDTILLVHIPGLGSGTPATMVSIPRDSYLPIPGYGEDKVNAAFSLGGAPLLAQTVEQATGLHLDHYAEIGFDGFAALVDAVGGVRMCPAEPISDPLAGIDLPAGCQEFDGRNALGYVRSRATPRADLDRMINQRAFMSALLHRATSPEVLLNPLRWQPMARAATNSVAVDEDAHVWDLGRLAWAMHGDDMVTTTVPIGEFTGSDSGAVVVWDSDAAGRLFTALANDTTVPDDVIEKPQP is encoded by the coding sequence GTGGACGACTTCACCGCTTCAGGCGGACCCGCCGACGCGCGCTCGCGGCGTCCCGGGCCGCGCCGCCGTGGCAACGAGCCGTCCCAGGTGATCCGGCGCGACCCGAACTACCGCCCGGTGTGGCCGCCGAACCCGCCGACGCCTCCGAGACAACCACCGAGGCAACCACCGCAACCGCCCCTGCGACAGCCACCGAGGCAGTCCCCGCCACCGCCCCGGCCGGCTCCGCCGCCACCTCCGCCACCACCCCGGCCTCGTCCGACGCCCCGGCCGGCAGCCGCCCGCCCGGCAGCGCCTGCGCCGGTGCGCAAGCCGCGGCGGCGTCGCCGGTGGGGCCGGCTCGTTCTGGCCGTGCTGCTGGTTGCCGTGCTCGCGGCGATCGGTGGCGGTTTCTGGATCGACTCGTCACTGCATCGCATCCCGGCGCTGGCCGACTATCCGGAGCGCCCCGCCACCGCCCACGGCACCACATGGCTGCTGGTCGGATCGGACAGTCGGCAGAACCTCAGCCCCGAGCAGCAGGCCGAACTGGCCACCGGCGGGGACATCGGCACCGGCCGGACCGACACCATCTTGTTGGTACACATCCCCGGACTCGGCTCGGGGACACCGGCCACCATGGTCTCGATCCCCCGGGATTCCTATCTGCCGATCCCTGGTTACGGCGAGGACAAGGTCAATGCCGCCTTCTCGCTCGGCGGGGCGCCGTTGCTGGCTCAAACCGTCGAGCAGGCGACGGGGCTGCACCTCGACCACTACGCCGAGATCGGATTCGACGGTTTCGCCGCACTGGTCGACGCGGTCGGCGGGGTGAGGATGTGCCCGGCCGAGCCGATCAGCGACCCGCTGGCCGGCATCGACCTACCGGCAGGCTGCCAGGAGTTCGACGGCCGCAACGCGCTCGGCTATGTGCGCAGCCGCGCCACGCCGCGCGCCGATCTGGACCGGATGATCAATCAGCGGGCGTTCATGTCCGCACTGCTACACCGGGCGACCAGCCCGGAGGTACTGCTCAACCCCTTGCGGTGGCAGCCGATGGCTCGTGCTGCCACCAACTCGGTGGCCGTCGACGAAGACGCACACGTGTGGGATCTGGGCCGGCTGGCCTGGGCGATGCACGGCGATGACATGGTCACCACAACAGTGCCGATCGGCGAGTTCACCGGCAGTGATTCGGGCGCGGTGGTGGTGTGGGACAGCGATGCGGCGGGCCGCTTGTTCACCGCGCTGGCCAACGACACGACCGTTCCGGACGACGTCATCGAAAAGCCCCAGCCTTAA
- a CDS encoding ferritin — protein sequence MTTTSELDTKFHALIQDQIRSEFTASQQYIAIAVYFDGADLPQLAKHFYAQAVEERNHAMMLVQYLLDRDIDAEIPGVDAVCNRFDTPRDALALALSQERTVTEQISRLASVAREEGDYLGEQFMQWFLKEQIEEVSSMATLVRIADRAGANLFHIEDFVAREFAGRAGVDAAAPKAAGGNL from the coding sequence ATGACGACGACCAGTGAACTCGACACGAAATTTCATGCGCTGATCCAGGACCAGATCCGCAGTGAGTTCACCGCGTCGCAGCAATACATCGCAATTGCGGTTTATTTCGACGGCGCTGACCTTCCGCAGCTTGCCAAGCACTTCTACGCGCAGGCCGTCGAGGAGCGCAACCACGCCATGATGCTGGTGCAGTATCTGCTCGATCGGGACATCGACGCCGAGATCCCGGGTGTCGACGCGGTGTGCAACCGCTTCGACACACCCCGCGACGCGCTCGCGCTGGCGCTCAGCCAGGAGCGCACGGTCACCGAGCAGATCAGCCGGCTGGCCAGCGTGGCGCGGGAAGAGGGCGACTACCTCGGCGAGCAGTTCATGCAGTGGTTCCTCAAGGAGCAGATCGAAGAGGTCTCGTCGATGGCGACGCTGGTGCGTATCGCCGACCGCGCGGGCGCCAACCTGTTTCACATCGAGGACTTCGTCGCCCGCGAATTCGCCGGCCGAGCCGGTGTCGACGCGGCCGCACCGAAGGCCGCCGGCGGCAACCTCTAA
- a CDS encoding glycerophosphodiester phosphodiesterase: METGDGGAAAQATPGPGHPFVVAHRGASAEKPEHTLAAYDLALREGADGVECDVRLTRDGHLVCVHDRRVDRTSTGTGLVSEMTLAELRRLDYGSWHAGGRSDGDGEDAPEGTVGDTGLLTLDDLVSLVLDWNRPVKLFIETKHPVRYGALVENKVLALLHRYGIAAPASADLSRAVVMSFSAAAVWRIRRAAPMLPTVLLGETSRYLGGSAATTVGATAVGPSIATLREHPELVDRAAAQGRALYCWTVDHYEDVQFCRDIGVGWVATNHPGRTKSWLQNGLTGAGRD, encoded by the coding sequence ATGGAAACGGGCGACGGCGGAGCCGCTGCGCAGGCGACACCGGGGCCTGGGCATCCGTTCGTGGTCGCCCACCGCGGAGCATCCGCCGAGAAGCCCGAGCACACCCTGGCCGCGTACGACCTGGCGTTGCGGGAGGGCGCCGACGGTGTGGAATGCGATGTGCGCCTGACGCGCGACGGGCATCTGGTGTGTGTGCACGACCGTCGGGTGGACCGCACCTCCACGGGCACCGGGCTGGTCAGTGAGATGACGCTGGCCGAGTTGCGCAGGCTGGACTACGGGTCGTGGCATGCCGGCGGGCGCTCCGACGGTGACGGCGAAGACGCGCCCGAGGGCACTGTCGGGGATACCGGACTGCTGACGCTCGACGATCTCGTTTCGCTGGTGCTGGACTGGAACCGACCCGTCAAGTTGTTCATCGAGACCAAACATCCCGTGCGGTACGGCGCCCTGGTGGAGAACAAGGTGCTGGCACTGCTGCACCGGTACGGGATCGCCGCCCCGGCCTCGGCCGACCTGTCCCGGGCGGTGGTGATGTCGTTCTCGGCAGCGGCGGTGTGGCGCATCCGGCGGGCCGCCCCGATGCTGCCGACGGTGTTGCTCGGCGAGACGTCGCGGTATCTGGGCGGCAGCGCGGCCACCACGGTCGGGGCCACTGCGGTCGGCCCGTCCATCGCGACGCTGCGTGAGCACCCGGAGCTGGTCGACCGGGCCGCTGCCCAGGGGCGGGCACTGTACTGCTGGACCGTCGACCACTACGAGGATGTCCAGTTCTGCCGGGACATCGGGGTGGGCTGGGTGGCCACGAATCATCCCGGCCGCACCAAGAGCTGGCTGCAGAACGGCCTGACCGGTGCGGGCCGGGACTGA
- a CDS encoding DUF4328 domain-containing protein — MIQVCSQCGTRWNVRDRQRSWCPRCGGSLLAPSAPAASHSPWGPASAVQPPAPSPTSPRAQRTQPQLAPGYRWIALRPGAPPHQRRPRRPLGPTPHYRSIPSWGLHQQFDLEDQPQKSDAETSAGNVHLMLVAAMVVLGIAAFAHVVRYVLLLINRTVLLHPVIAIGGVFIGLLASVVAMGVVAVAVISSVRWLIQRRSAAYAAHGEVDPRSTRTLWLCCLLPGVNLVMAPVFVWELAALEGRLSHLRRQIVAWWIVWVFSAVVAFASMVSTVYVTFFNDTPQNIANNTVTTIVGYLLALAAFLLTAKVFTGFEGGGTTTAQRSVRRWVVIEPETDDTSQNREDSAESAVPVETQGQNPAA; from the coding sequence ATGATCCAGGTGTGTTCGCAGTGCGGGACGCGCTGGAATGTGCGTGACCGGCAGCGGTCGTGGTGCCCTCGGTGCGGCGGCTCGTTGTTGGCGCCCTCCGCGCCGGCGGCATCCCACTCCCCATGGGGACCCGCTTCCGCAGTCCAGCCCCCGGCGCCCTCACCGACGTCGCCTAGGGCGCAGCGCACGCAGCCGCAACTCGCCCCGGGTTATCGCTGGATCGCCCTGCGTCCGGGTGCCCCGCCACACCAGCGCCGGCCGCGTCGACCGCTCGGCCCGACCCCGCACTACCGGTCGATTCCGAGTTGGGGCCTGCACCAACAATTCGACCTCGAAGACCAGCCTCAGAAATCGGACGCCGAGACCAGCGCAGGCAACGTGCACCTCATGCTGGTTGCAGCCATGGTGGTGCTCGGAATCGCCGCGTTCGCCCATGTGGTCCGCTACGTGCTGCTGCTGATCAACCGCACGGTGCTGTTGCATCCGGTGATCGCCATCGGCGGAGTGTTCATCGGTCTGCTCGCCAGCGTGGTGGCGATGGGTGTCGTGGCTGTCGCGGTGATTTCGTCGGTGCGTTGGCTGATCCAGCGGCGGTCTGCCGCCTACGCCGCACACGGCGAGGTGGATCCGCGGAGCACCAGGACGTTGTGGCTGTGCTGCCTGCTGCCCGGCGTGAACCTGGTCATGGCACCGGTGTTCGTCTGGGAGCTGGCGGCCTTGGAGGGCCGCCTCTCGCACCTGCGTCGCCAGATCGTGGCGTGGTGGATCGTCTGGGTGTTCAGCGCAGTGGTCGCGTTCGCGTCGATGGTGAGCACCGTGTACGTCACGTTCTTCAACGACACCCCGCAGAACATCGCGAACAACACCGTCACCACGATCGTCGGGTACTTGTTGGCGCTGGCGGCATTCCTGCTGACCGCCAAGGTGTTCACCGGTTTCGAGGGCGGCGGCACCACGACGGCTCAGCGCAGCGTCCGGCGGTGGGTGGTCATCGAGCCGGAGACGGATGACACTTCGCAGAATCGTGAGGATTCCGCGGAATCCGCCGTTCCGGTTGAGACCCAAGGGCAGAACCCGGCAGCATAG
- a CDS encoding rhodanese-like domain-containing protein has product MDDVEVGQADIAAVPTTFEGAVVLLDVREDDEWQRGHAEGAQHIPMGDVPARIAEIDPDAELYVICHAGGRSLRVANYLARNGYTPINVEGGMLAWAGAGRPVITDAGGPGTV; this is encoded by the coding sequence ATGGACGATGTGGAAGTCGGGCAGGCAGATATCGCTGCGGTACCCACCACGTTCGAAGGGGCTGTGGTGCTGCTCGATGTCCGTGAGGACGACGAATGGCAGCGCGGTCACGCCGAAGGCGCCCAGCACATCCCGATGGGTGATGTCCCGGCGCGGATTGCCGAGATCGACCCGGACGCCGAGCTCTACGTGATCTGCCACGCGGGCGGACGTTCCCTGCGGGTGGCCAACTATCTGGCTCGCAACGGCTACACCCCGATCAACGTCGAAGGCGGCATGCTGGCTTGGGCCGGAGCCGGACGTCCGGTCATCACCGACGCCGGCGGCCCGGGAACCGTCTGA